The proteins below are encoded in one region of Penicillium psychrofluorescens genome assembly, chromosome: 4:
- a CDS encoding uncharacterized protein (ID:PFLUO_006529-T1.cds;~source:funannotate) → MAQARPASEEAIECWDDDADLQFDEGVQFRTASSTGSVANSFRPSGHRDSISSRRSARSDLDSNAGGDEDWQVLSLGNDGFSKEEAIASAKYAGIPIPANIPESALVGGTIKFLSSKKQKRSFVDDWSDDVEVPDPEMLLELKPRQETVFPDSLRQLSSVATSPIKSPASSSLNDDTSTRLQSALATLEQFQDEFASPSKDVPTIKSPSSQPLQQLSTVNTGTNHINTGLDVEEFDEDLELPPDHEPLELSYRKDHARVSSPTLEDFDLEWAEGSIGVRVGGTTRDGRSLPSSSISIASPSVSSCLTAESEEDGLEGLVVPDGPLDFNSPLQKRQEALYKDGAPKARDDQADQKSSADDFFSGIDVDNGKAFTSGKLTLNPNVKCKTEWPSSPTRRTSTTITFTSTVGSPRTRIPRLSGHERTHSTHLETVSESGAPLFKFRRPQSRLGHSSQSSVSSLPASGLLSTSPTFGTSGRRLAVPRPSKDTTTLTGESKAHEKHLAAKQPMPVIRGLQSTASTQAFPRHSRSDGPIRPLSSPPITPVNRTTSDGRPLGRRAAPPFLSAGTSGVQSQHASVKSYRSSRRTNSDSSGDFVNSQNIISREPRSTRSVPFGSRFSDASSGTTGPSTKRTVTRPTRRRNFGDGSELEVFDDLPTSASIENKFVKTPIGRGAPRSVRSRVGQSRSVAPQQEPSPQSVSLALATKPHSTLPRFAQDTNASRNAREQRIASMSTNVRSRDPNSLAAFGSNWKPQPVSRVPPSTAAVRSRKAKPTVRSTAKPQLIKPMGSGVHEAKSVRGMRYNPATYRWEGNENLMQDFDLPVTPKSPKPAPALITNVGTMHSVQTVGGMVFDPQRMCWLPAAGDGGAEDDVFAGLEDLDDRVVSSSGRVSGAFEADAVGDDPSAGESSDEGPITEEFDVGPEFIRRQRAEEEKWRRKVAKWIGARRDEQWRWMIRDLTK, encoded by the exons ATGGCTCAAGCACGACCGGCCAGTGAAGAGGCTATTGAATGCTGGGACGATGACGCCGATCTACAATTCGACGAGGGCGTTCAATTCCGCACTGCGTCGAGCACCGGGTCCGTGGCCAACTCATTCCGGCCCTCCGGCCACCGTGACTCCATTTCCTCCCGTCGTTCTGCGCGCTCCGACCTCGATTCCAACGCAGGAGGGGACGAAGATTGGCAAGTTCTCTCTCTCGGTAATGACGGGTTCTCTAAAGAAGAGGCCATTGCATCGGCTAAATATGCCGGCATTCCCATCCCGGCCAATATCCCGGAATCTGCTCTCGTGGGGGGCACAATCAAATTCCTATCTTCTAAAAAGCAGAAGCGAAGCTTTGTTGACGATTGGTCGGACGATGTCGAGGTTCCAGACCCTGAgatgctgctggagctgaaACCCCGACAAGAAACCGTCTTTCCTGACTCGCTTCGGCAGCTCAGCTCTGTAGCCACGAGCCCGATAAAATCTCcagcatcctcctctctGAATGATGATACCTCGACTCGTCTACAGTCTGCACTGGCCACGTTGGAGCAATTCCAGGATGAATTTGCGAGCCCAAGTAAAGACGTGCCCACGATCAAAAGCCCATCATCTCAACCCCTTCAGCAACTATCCACAGTAAATACTGGAACGAATCACATTAACACAGGGCTGGACGTGGAAGAATTTGATGAAGACCTTGAACTACCCCCCGATCATGAACCTCTCGAACTATCCTATCGCAAGGATCATGCCCGCGTATCTAGTCCGACCTTGGAGGATTTTGACCTTGAATGGGCCGAAGGGAGCATCGGAGTTCGAGTGGGCGGTACCACGCGGGATGGCCGATCCCTCCCCAGCTCTTCGATTTCAATCGCGAGCCCTAGCGTTTCGAGTTGCCTGACTGCAGAAAGTGAAGAAGACGGTCTTGAGGGTCTAGTCGTTCCTGACGGGCCCCTTGATTTCAACTCTCCACTGCAGAAGCGACAAGAAGCTCTGTACAAGGACGGCGCTCCCAAGGCAAGAGATGACCAAGCGGATCAGAAATCTAGCGCCGACGACTTCTTTTCCGGCATCGATGTCGACAATGGAAAGGCGTTTACTTCGGGGAAGTTGACACTGAATCCCAACGTTAAGTGCAAAACGGAGTGGCCTTCGAGCCCAACACGCCGAACCTCAACCACCATTACATTTACAAGTACAGTTGGATCGCCACGAACTCGTATTCCTCGCCTTTCTGGTCATGAACGGACTCATTCAACTCACCTCGAGACCGTTTCAGAGAGCGGCGCCCCTCTCTTCAAGTTTCGAAGACCACAATCCCGGCTTGGTCATTCATCACAATCGTCGGTGTCTAGCCTTCCAGCCTCGGGTCTTCTTTCTACATCACCAACTTTTGGGACTTCTGGCCGGCGGCTCGCCGTGCCGCGGCCGTCCAAAGATACTACTACTCTCACTGGCGAGTCCAAAGCTCACGAAAAACACCTGGCAGCAAAGCAGCCTATGCCAGTCATTCGGGGCTTGCAATCCACTGCGTCAACCCAAGCATTCCCGCGACACTCACGCTCCGACGGTCCTATTCGTCCTCTCTCCAGTCCACCTATAACTCCCGTCAATCGCACTACTTCAGATGGAAGGCCGCTGGGTCGCAGAGCCGCACCGCCTTTTCTTTCAGCTGGCACTTCTGGTGTTCAATCTCAACATGCGAGCGTGAAAAGCTACCGCTCATCACGGCGTACAAATTCGGACAGCTCCGGTGACTTTGTCAATTCTCAGAACATTATCTCTCGAGAACCTCGTTCGACTCGCTCGGTGCCTTTTGGTAGTCGCTTTAGTGATGCGAGCTCGGGAACGACTGGGCCGTCCACGAAACGCACAGTCACACGACCTACCAGGCGGCGCAATTTCGGGGATGGCAGCGAGTTGGAGGTATTTGATGATTTGCCGACGTCTGCTTCCATCGAGAACAAATTTGTCAAAACTCCGATCGGTCGAGGGGCGCCACGATCTGTCCGCAGCAGAGTCGGTCAGAGTCGGTCTGTTGCACCGCAGCAAGAGCCTTCGCCCCAGTCTGTCTCCCTAGCGCTTGCCACCAAGCCGCACAGCACCCTACCGAGGTTCGCACAGGATACCAACGCTTCCAGAAATGCCAGGGAGCAGCGGATTGCCTCGATGTCGACGAACGTCAGAAGTCGGGACCCTAATTCGCTTGCGGCTTTCGGTTCGAACTGGAAGCCCCAACCCGTCTCACGAGTGCCCCCAAGCACAGCAGCGGTCCGAAGCCGGAAAGCTAAACCGACAGTCCGGTCGACAGCCAAACCTCAGCTGATCAAACCAATGGGGTCTGGAGTTCACGAAGCCAAAT CTGTGAGAGGGATGCGCTACAACCCGGCAACGTACCGGTGGGAAGGCAATGAGAATCTGATGCAGGACTTTGACCTGCCTGTGACGCCCAAATCTCCCAAGCCCGCGCCCGCGCTAATCACCAATGTGGGGACGATGCACAGTGTGCAGACCGTCGGGGGCATGGTCTTTGATCCCCAACGCATGTGCTGGCTGCCGGCGGCGGGCGACGGCGGGGCGGAAGATGATGTCTTCGCGGgcctggaggatctggatgaccGGGTGGTCAGCAGTAGTGGGCGCGTATCCGGGGCCTTTGAGGCAGATGCTGTTGGTGACGACCCGAGTGCGGGCGAGTCCTCGGATGAAGGGCCCATCACAGAAGAGTTCGATGTCGGACCGGAGTTCATTCGACGGCAGCgggccgaggaggagaaatGGAGGCGCAAGGTGGCCAAATGGATCGGGGCCAGGCGGGACGAGCAGTGGCGGTGGATGATCCGGGATCTCACGAAGTAA
- a CDS encoding uncharacterized protein (ID:PFLUO_006530-T1.cds;~source:funannotate) — MSSFARRNEGNESYMMNQPLAVPSPYGHPDGHEFTATGSGSYHQFSHQSFQPYGSQFGPSYAQQGLQHLQQYSSDHSIPSMSIPEDMRMQHPPPQYLAQPRFLASPRYLPLSETEIECQISQNEGSMQSEPVLPPLEGFPDVKEFDQLMQSYVDDLSVKKQDKALIHSKRARNIKAVLNEPKDTSVESAQFRYSP; from the exons ATGAGCAGTTTTGCCAGACGTAATGAAGGGAATGAGAGTTACATGATGAACCAGCCACTGGCCGTGCCCAGTCCCTATGGCCATCCAGATGGCCATGAGTTCACTGCTACGGGATCTGGCTCATATCATCAATTCTCCCACCAATCTTTTCAACCGTACGGGTCCCAGTTCGGCCCGTCCTATGCTCAGCAAGGTCTtcagcatctccagcagTACTCATCCGACCATTCCATTCCGTCCATGTCGATCCCGGAGGATATGAGGATGCAacatccgccgccgcagtATTTGGCCCAGCCACGGTTTCTAGCGTCTCCGAGATATCTCCCGCTCAGCGAGACGGAGATTGAATGCCAAATCTCACAGAACGAGGGCTCGATGCAGTCGGAGCCTGTGTTGCCTCCACTGGAAGGGTTTCCTGATGTCAAGGAATTTGACCAACTGATGCAAAG CTACGTGGATGACTTGTCGGTGAAGAAACAAGACAAGGCACTCATCCATTCCAAGAGAGCTCGCAATATCAAGGCTGTGTTGAACGAACCCAAGGACACTTCGGTCGAGTCCGCCCAATTCCGGTACAGCCCCTAG
- a CDS encoding uncharacterized protein (ID:PFLUO_006531-T1.cds;~source:funannotate) → MNIFRLLADFSHLASIFILLQKMKSSSSCSGLSFKSQVLYLLVFVTRYLDLFWSFTGSLYLTTFKLLFIGSSAYIIYLMLNDYKPTHDPNIDTFKVQYLLGISVVLALLFPHSYRLSEILWTFSIWLESVAILPQLFMLQRTGEADTITTHYLFALGLYRALYIPNWLYRYTTEGTFRESFQPVPIIAGIIQTLLYSDFFYIYYNK, encoded by the exons ATGAACATCTTCCGATTATTAG CCGATTTCTCGCACCTGGCGTCGATCTTCATCCttctgcagaagatgaagtCGTCCAGC AGCTGCTCCGGGTTGTCATTTAAATCACAGGTGCTTTATCTGCTGGTGTTCGTGACTCGTTATCTGG ATTTGTTCTGGTCATTCACCGGCTCCCTATACCTCACCACCTTCAAGCTCCTGTTCATCGGATCCTCGGCCTACATCATTTATTTGATGCTCAACGACTACAAGCCGACCCATGATCCCAATATCGATACGTTCAAAGTCCAATACCTTCTTGGGATCAGTGTggttctggcgctgctcTTCCCCCACAGCTATCGTCTTTCTGAG ATTCTCTGGACGTTCTCGATTTGGCTTGAATCTGTTGCCATCCTGCCACAGCTCTTCATGCTACAGCGGACGGGTGAGGCAGATACCATCACAACCCACTATCTCTTCGCCCTGGGACTATACAGAGCTCTCTATATTCCGAACTGGCTATACAGATACACTACAGAGGGAACATTTCGAGAGTCATTCCAGCCTGTTCCAATCATCGCAGGCATCATCCAGACTTTGCTGTACTCGGATTTCTTCTACATCTACTACAACAAGTAA
- a CDS encoding uncharacterized protein (ID:PFLUO_006532-T1.cds;~source:funannotate) — translation MATMKQSKNQLRRARKKAQKAEAATGALDEKPQTTSLKTQDPVPVPQIAPADLDASLPLEPSDPLWDIYKGIASKFDETSSDSLPTKEAEKPEVYFDDGDEIPDEDEETEPKISKKKRKEMNKLSVAELKAMVRKPEIVEWTDTSAPDPRLLIHIKAHRNVVPVPSHWSLKREYLSSKRGVEKAPFALPKFIQETGIAEMRDAALEKQEQSTLKQKQRERVQPKMGKLDIDYQKLYEAFFRFQTKPELTRYGEIYYEGKEYETNLKHLRPGDLSDELKEALNMPPGAPPPWLINQQRYGPPPSYPALKIPGLNAPPPPGAMWGYHPGGYGKPPVDEHNRPLYGGDIFGVLQPQQNAQQGEPVEKDLWGELQAPEESEEESEEEEEEEEEEEEEADEETEAGIHSPGGLETPSGMESTAPSEFVGAENVSGEFDVRKHHRGTETEESVHPRSAYQVIPERQTNVQGFFGGDRAYDLNTASTQPPLLGAEDQSRKRKKPGDVDVSMDPDALHAEDGISKENLQNMYESQRRQQNQPSWGFQEDLSDMIAQERRRKKR, via the exons ATGGCGACAATGAAGCAAAGCAAAAACCAGCTTAGGAGGGCAAGGAAAAAGGCGCAGAAAGCCGAG GCTGCCACTGGAGCGCTCGATGAAAAGCCACAGACAACATCGCTGAAGACGCAAGACCCCGTACCCGTGCCGCAGATTGCAcccgccgacctcgacgccTCACTGCCTCTAGAACCCAGCGACCCATTATGGGATATCTACAAGGGGATTGCTAGCAAGTTTGATGAAACGTCAAGTGACAGTCTTCCTACAAAAGAGGCCGAGAAACCGGAAGTGTATTTCGACGATGGTGACGAGATCcccgacgaggacgaagagaCGGAACCAAAgatatcgaagaagaaacggAAAGAGATGAACAAATTATCGGTCGCAGAGCTCAAGGCCATGGTTCGAAAGCCGGAAATTGTCGAATGGACAGACACATCTGCGCCGGATCCCCGGCTTCTGATCCACATCAAAGCTCATCGGAATGTCGTTCCTGTGCCCTCGCACTGGTCGCTCAAACGCGAGTACCTGTCATCCAAGCGGGGGGTTGAAAAAGCACCTTTCGCCCTGCCTAAATTCATCCAAGAAACGGGAATTGCCGAAATGCGTGACGCAGCTTTGGAAAAACAGGAACAATCCACATTGAAGCAGAAACAAAGGGAAAGAGTCCAGCCCAAAATGGGAAAGTTAGATATCGATTATCAGAAGTTGTACGAGGCGTTCTTCCGGTTCCAAACCAAGCCAGAGCTGACTCGCTACGGGGAAATTTACTACGAAGGTAAAGAATATGAGACCAATCTCAAACATCTTCGGCCCGGTGATCTGAGCGATGAACTGAAGGAGGCCCTCAATATGCCTCCcggtgctcctcctccatggCTGATCAACCAGCAGCGATATGGCCCTCCGCCGTCCTATCCAGCCCTGAAAATCCCTGGTCTTAATGCTCCGCCCCCTCCTGGAGCTATGTGGGGCTACCATCCCGGCGGTTATGGCAAGCCGCCTGTTGATGAACACAACCGGCCGCTGTACGGTGGTGACATATTTGGAGTCTTACAGCCCCAACAGAATGCCCAACAGGGGGAGCCGGTCGAAAAGGATCTTTGGGGCGAGCTACAGGCCCCCGAGGagtccgaggaagagagcgaggaggaggaggaagaagaagaagaggaagaagaggaggctgACGAGGAGACAGAGGCCGGTATTCATTCTCCTGGTGGTCTGGAAACCCCTAGTGGCATGGAATCGACGGCGCCCTCCGAATTCGTGGGTGCAGAGAACGTTTCTGGCGAGTTTGATGTCCGAAAACACCATCGAGGTACAGAGACGGAGGAATCCGTTCATCCTCGCAGTGCCTACCAGGTAATTCCGGAGAGACAGACCAACGTGCAGGGATTTTTCGGAGGCGACAGAGCATACGACCTCAACACGGCCTCGACCCAGCCTCCTCTCCTCGGCGCTGAAGATCAAAGCcggaagcgcaagaagcCTGGCGACGTGGATGTCTCTATGGATCCCGACGCTCTTCACGCCGAGGATGGTATCAGCAAGGAGAATCTTCAGAACATGTACGAGTCGCAGAGACGGCAACAGAATCAGCCTAGCTGGGGGTTCCAAGAGGACCTGAGCGACATGATCGCGCAGGAGAGGCGCCGGAAGAAGCGCTGA